A DNA window from Anas platyrhynchos isolate ZD024472 breed Pekin duck chromosome 33, IASCAAS_PekinDuck_T2T, whole genome shotgun sequence contains the following coding sequences:
- the SNRPD2 gene encoding LOW QUALITY PROTEIN: small nuclear ribonucleoprotein Sm D2 (The sequence of the model RefSeq protein was modified relative to this genomic sequence to represent the inferred CDS: inserted 4 bases in 2 codons; deleted 1 base in 1 codon; substituted 1 base at 1 genomic stop codon), translating to MTPEELQKXEEEEFNTGPLQVLTQSVKNNTQVLINYHNNKKLLGRVKAFDRHCNMVLENVKEMWTEVPKSGKGKKKLKPVNKDRXCSSKMYLXGDSVIVVLRNPLIAGK from the exons ATGACGCCGGAGGAGCTGCAGaa cgaggaggaggagttcAACACGGGGCCGCTGCAGGTGCTGACGCAGTCGGTGAAGAACAACACCCAGGTGCTCATCAACTACCACAACAACAAGAAGCTGCTCGGCCGCGTCAAGGCCTTCGACAG GCACTGCAACATGGTGCTGGAGAACGTGAAGGAGATGTGGACGGAGGTGCCCAAGAGCGGCAAGGGCAAGAAGAAGTTG AAGCCGGTGAACAAGGACCGCTAGTGTTCTTCCAAAATGTACCT GGGCGACTCCGTCATCGTCGTCCT
- the LOC140000191 gene encoding LOW QUALITY PROTEIN: uncharacterized protein (The sequence of the model RefSeq protein was modified relative to this genomic sequence to represent the inferred CDS: deleted 1 base in 1 codon): MGTETRGSGTRDGEPGGEAGTGNRGWDRDQERDRNRDRGSGTGMGKNGTGTGTVNGTRNQGRDRDRDREAARNPPAPPNPPPRLPRPPLPPSRCPLPPPQMAAPLPFRSRSARASRRLRFRVYGAAFRYHFRVGTGGQGASGDEGDEELAHTLPFARGVSPDLDKASIMRLTISYLRVHRLLAAAGELIGHSVFDFVHPCDHEELQDVLSPRAEQGQVVTSQYRFLAKGILWAQTQATVIANNRSAQPEGIVVHPPSSGRGWVLSRKRPNAGVRGAACPPARGLDTPDTVLNLSLGVGGPRVLAFVRPAHVPEAALQRDPRRFCSPELARLLAPIFDPPRRPPAGDPAAPPRPPGTSCSSRCRSFLPGPRGPARPCRWPPWTWPCWPPTSPWTATSSWAGPRRPGGGANAPQATPPRPRLRPPGPGPAASLDEAPPLPALAPPSRAGAVTPPSGLAPPPCPAPPGRGRGTPPGRTWGPP, translated from the exons ATGGGGACGGAGACCCGGGGATCGGGGACCAGGGATGGGGAACCGGGAGGTGAGGCCGGGACCGGGAACCGGGGCTGGGACCGGGATCAGGAACGGGACCGGAACCGGGACCGGGGATCAGGGACCGGGATGGGTAAGAATGgaaccgggaccgggaccgtgAATGGAACCCGGAACCAGggacgggaccgggaccgggaccgggaagCGGCCCGCaaccccccggcccctcccaacccccccccTCGTCtcccgcgcccccccctccccccgtcccggtgccccctgcccccccctcaGATGGCGGCTCCGCTCCCGTTCCGCTCCCGCTCCGCGCGCGCCTCCCGCAGGCTTCGCTTCCGGGTCTACGGCGCCGCCTTCCGCTATCACTTCCGGGTCGGGACGGGGGGACAAGGCGCAT CCGGAGATGAAGGTGATGAGGAGCTGGCGCACACCCTGCCCTTCGCCCGCGGCGTGAGC CCTGACCTGGACAAGGCCTCCATCATGCGCCTCACCATCAGCTACCTGCGTGTCCACCGCCTCCTGGCCGCCG ctggagagctgatCGGCCACAGCGTCTTCGACTTCGTGCACCCGTGCGACCACGAGGAGCTGCAGGATGTGCTCAGCCCCCG TGCCGAGCAGGGTCAGGTGGTGACGAGCCAGTACCGCTTCCTGGCCAAGGGGATCCTGTGGGCGCAGACCCAGGCCACCGTCATCGCCAACAACCGCAGCGCCCAGCCCGAGGGCATCGTTGTCCACCCTCCGTCCTCag GGCGCGGGTGGGTGCTGTCCCGGAAGAGACCCAACGCCGGGGTGAGGGGCGCCGCCTGCCCTCCCGCGCGCGGCCTGGACACCCCCGACACCGTCCTCAACCTCAGCCTCG gggtgggggggccgCGGGTGCTGGCGTTCGTGCGGCCGGCCCACGTCCCCGAGGCGGCGCTGCAGCGGGACCCCCGGCGCTTCTGCTCCCCCGAACTCGCCCGGCTCCTCGCCCCCATTTTCGaccccccccggcgcccccccgcCGGCGACCCCGCAGCCCCTCCCCG ccccccggggacGAGCTGCTCTTCGAGGTGCAGAAGCTTTTTGCCGGGACCCCGGGGCCCGGCACGGCCCTGCag gtggCCCCCCTGGACCTGGCCATGCTGGCCCCCTACATCCCCATGGACGGCGACTTCCAGCTGGGCGGGGCCGAGGCGcccagggggcggggccaacGCCCctcaggccacgccccctcggCCGAGGCtccgcccccccggccccgggcccgCAGCTTCCCTGGAcgaggccccgcccctccccgccctgGCCCCGCCCTCCCGCGCTGGGGCAGTGACCCCGCCCTCGGGCCTGGCCCCGCCCCCATGCCCCGCCCCGCCAGGAAGAG GGCGCGGGACCCCACCGGGGAGGACGTGGGGGCCCCCCTGA
- the PPP5C gene encoding serine/threonine-protein phosphatase 5, which translates to MADGERAESCGCPGRPPSPAEQDQAEAEALKTQANEFFKGKDYEKAVEFYSRAIELNPGNAIYYGNRSLAYLRTECYGYALADATRAIELDKKYVKGYYRRAASNMALGKFKAALRDYETVVKVRPNDKDAKLKYQECNKIVKQKAFERAIASDEQKRSVVDSLDIESMTIEDEYSGPKLEDGKVTLAFMKDLMQWYKEQKKLHRKCAYQILVQVKEVLAKLPTLVETTLKETEKLTVCGDTHGQYYDLLNIFELNGLPSESNPYIFNGDFVDRGSFSVEVILTLFGFKLLYPDHFHLLRGNHETDNMNQIYGFEGEVKAKYTAQMFALFSEVFEWLPLAQCINGKVLIMHGGLFSEDGVTLDDIRKIERNRQPPDSGPMCDLLWSDPQPQNGRSVSKRGVSCQFGPDVTKSFLERNRLDYIIRSHEVKPEGYEVAHDGKCVTVFSAPNYCDQMGNMGSYIHLRGGDLRPDFHQFTAVPHPNVKPMMYANTLLQLGMM; encoded by the exons ATGGCGGACGGCGAGCGGGCGGAGAGCTGCGGCTGCCCCGGGCGGCCCCCGAGCCCCGCGGAGCAGGACCAGGCCGAGGCCGAGGCCCTCAAGACCCAGGCCAACGAGTTCTTCAAAG GGAAGGACTACGAGAAGGCGGTGGAGTTCTACAGCCGCGCCATCGAGCTGAACCCCGGCAACGCCATCTACTATGGGAACCGGAGCCTGGCCTACCTGCGCACCGAGTGCTACGGCTACGCCCTGGCCGACGCCACGCGAGCCATCGAGCTGGACAAGAAGTACGTCAAGGGCTACTACCGCCGCGCCGCCAGCAACATGGCCCTGGGCAAGTTCAAGGCCGCCCTGCGCGACTACGAGACG GTGGTGAAGGTGAGGCCGAATGACAAGGACGCCAAGCTGAAGTACCAGGAGTGCAACAAAATCGTCAAGCAGAAGGCCTTCGAGCGGGCCATCGCCAGCGACGAGCAGAAGCGCTCCGTCGTCGACTCCCTCGACATCGAGAGCATGA CCATCGAGGACGAGTACAGCGGCCCCAAGCTGGAGGATGGCAAAGTCACGCTGGCTTTCATGAAGGACCTGATGCAGTGGTACAAGGAGCAGAAGAAACTCCACAGAAAATGCGCCTACCAG ATCCTGGTGCAGGTGAAGGAGGTGCTGGCCAAGCTGCCCACCTTGGTGGAAACGACGCTGAAGGAG ACGGAGAAGCTGACGGTGTGCGGGGACACCCACGGGCAGTACTACGACCTGCTGAACATCTTCGAGCTCAACGGGCTGCCCTCCGAGTCCAACCCCTAC ATATTCAACGGGGACTTCGTGGACCGCGGCTCCTTCTCGGTCGAGGTCATCCTCACGCTTTTCGGTTTCAAGCTGCTCTACCCCGATCACTTCCACTTGCTGCGAG GGAACCACGAGACAGACAACATGAACCAGATCTACGGCTTCGAAGGGGAGGTGAAGGCCAAGTACACGGCGCAGATGTTCGCCCTCTTCAGCGAGGTCTTCGAGTGGCTGCCCCTGGCCCAGTGCATCAACGGCAAAGTGCTG atcaTGCACGGCGGCCTCTTCAGCGAGGACGGCGTCACCCTCGACGACATCCGCAAAATCGAGAGGAACCGGCAGCCCCCAGACTCAG GTCCCATGTGCGACCTGCTGTGGTCAGACCCGCAGCCGCAG AACGGGCGCTCGGTCAGCAAGAGGGGGGTGAGCTGCCAATTCGGGCCGGACGTCACCAAAAGTTTTTTGGAGCGCAACCGCCTCGACTACATCATCCGGAGCCACGAGGTCAAGCCCGAGGGCTACGAGGTGGCCCACGATGGCAAGTGTGTCACCGTCTTCTCCGCGCCCAACTACTG tgaccaGATGGGCAATATGGGCTCCTACATCCACCTGCGAGGCGGCGACCTGCGCCCCGACTTCCACCAGTTCACAGCAGTG cctcaccccaaTGTCAAGCCCATGATGTACGCCAacaccctgctgcagctgggcatgATGTGA
- the LOC140000192 gene encoding olfactory receptor 10H1-like, with protein sequence MRRENQTVPPGFVFIGFSYFPKLQAVLFVLFLLMHVVTLVGNIMIMFVIRLNQQLHMPMYFFLSALSFSEICYTFSIIPKMLSGLVLGTRTISFLGCAAQMHFSFMFGFTHSFLLTVMGYDRYVAICQPLHYSTVMTSRACTQLVAASWAGGGLLGLLVTSAVFQLPFCQSHRIDHFFCHVPPILQLACAGGEVVGTVVGIFCITALLGCFLFILLSYAFILGWILQMPSAKGRHKAFSACASHITVVVVHYGCASVIYLKHQSPRAAGASVLIDVSYTVFTPFLSPIIFSLRNKDIKNAFWKSLKKNFIIRNANICPGSSFSYRSDYC encoded by the coding sequence ATGAGAAGGGAGAATCAAACCGTTCCACcagggtttgtttttattgggTTTTCCTACTTTCCTAAACTCCAGgctgtgctgtttgtgctgtttCTCCTCATGCACGTGGTGACCCTAGTTGGAAATATTATGATAATGTTTGTTATCAGGCTGAATCAGCAGCTGCACATGcccatgtattttttcctaagtGCTCTGTCCTTCTCAGAAATCTGTTATACCTTCTCCATCATCCCAAAGATGCTGTCCGGATTAGTGCTGGGAACTAGAACCATTTCTTTCCTGGGCTGCGCTGCACAGATGCATTTCTCCTTCATGTTTGGATTCACGCACTCTTTCCTCCTGACGGTGATGGGATATGACCGGTACGTGGCGATCTGTCAGCCCTTGCATTACAGCACCGTGATGACCTCCCGAGCCTGCACCCAGCTGGTGGCTGCCTCATGGGCAGGGGGTGgtctcctggggctgctggtgacCAGCGCTGTGTTCCAGTTACCGTTCTGCCAGTCCCACCGCATTGACCACTTCTTCTGCCATGTGCCCCCCATACTCCAGCTGGCTTGTGCTGGTGGCGAGGTGGTTGGCACTGTAGTTGGCATCTTTTGCATTACTGCCTTGTTGGGATGCTTTCTGTTCATCCTTCTCTCCTACGCCTTTATCCTTGGCTGGATCCTGCAGATGCCATCAGCCAAGGGGAGGCACAAAGCTTTCTCCGCCTGTGCCTCCCACATCACCGTAGTGGTGGTGCACTATGGCTGTGCCTCTGTCATCTATTTGAAACACCAGTCACCCCGTGCTGCAGGAGCTAGTGTTCTGATTGATGTGTCTTACACTGTCTTCACCCCCTTCCTGAGCCCCATCATTTTTAGTCTGCGAaacaaagatataaaaaatgccttttggaaatctctgaagaaaaacttCATCATCAGGAATGCAAATATTTGTCCAGGATCTAGTTTCAGTTACAGGAGTGATTAttgctaa